One stretch of Arachis duranensis cultivar V14167 chromosome 1, aradu.V14167.gnm2.J7QH, whole genome shotgun sequence DNA includes these proteins:
- the LOC107468828 gene encoding pentatricopeptide repeat-containing protein PNM1, mitochondrial: protein MPPLQSLQLRRLFLRSFRSSSLSFLSSSSLKSLPHFLPQQPSSNPNPPGNPFDRPSFFAARNVSSNATQTQPEYPDPIAQSLSSELTKDPDSDPLSFSQRLQLSFSHITPTGNLVLQILNISPEASRATVLGFHRWLISNPKFDHTDETVSYFVDFLGRKKDFKATHDVLSAAVEGGTLLGPKTLTSAIDRLVRAGRATHAIQFFDRMEKDYGLKRDRESLNVVVSKLCQNGFASYAEKMVKNLAKEFFPDESTCDMLIRGWCVKGKLDEAERLAGEMYRGGFELGVDAFNAMLDCACKLCREKDPFRFHSEAERILVEMESRGVPRNVETFNLLISSLCKMRKTEEAVQLFNNMGSYWCSPNETTFLVLIRSLYQAARLQEGDEMIDRMKSSGFGAALDKKAYYGFLKILCGIERVDHALSVFGMMKADGCEPGVKTYDLLMGKLGSMNRVDKANTLFNEAKKRGVTVVAKEYVVDPWYAKKAKALKDQRNKKKNKEKKRETLPEKMARKRRKLKQIRLSFVKKPKRRMGRA from the coding sequence ATGCCGCCATTACAGTCTCTGCAACTTAGGAGGCTCTTCCTTCGATCCTTCCGCTCTTCTTCACTATCATTCCTTTCATCTTCTTCACTGAAATCCCTTCCTCATTTCCTTCCACAACAACCCTCTTCCAATCCAAACCCACCCGGAAACCCCTTCGATCGACCCTCATTCTTCGCAGCCAGAAACGTCTCCTCAAATGCGACCCAAACACAACCCGAATACCCGGATCCGATAGCTCAATCCCTCTCGTCGGAGCTCACCAAGGACCCGGACTCGGACCCTCTGTCCTTCTCGCAGCGCCTCCAGCTCAGCTTCTCTCACATCACGCCAACTGGAAATCTCGTCCTCCAAATCCTAAACATCTCCCCCGAAGCCTCACGCGCCACCGTGCTAGGGTTCCATCGATGGCTCATCTCAAACCCTAAATTCGACCACACCGACGAAACTGTCTCCTACTTCGTCGACTTTCTCGGTCGCAAGAAGGATTTTAAGGCCACGCACGACGTTCTCTCTGCCGCCGTCGAAGGCGGCACCCTTTTGGGGCCTAAAACCCTAACTTCCGCGATCGATCGGCTCGTTCGCGCGGGCAGGGCCACCCATGCGATCCAATTCTTCGACCGGATGGAAAAGGACTACGGATTAAAGCGCGACCGCGAGTCCCTAAACGTTGTCGTTTCGAAGCTGTGCCAAAATGGTTTCGCGAGCTACGCAGAGAAGATGGTGAAGAATCTGGCTAAGGAGTTCTTCCCCGACGAAAGCACCTGTGATATGCTGATTCGAGGTTGGTGCGTGAAGGGGAAGCTCGATGAAGCTGAGAGGCTCGCCGGAGAGATGTACAGAGGAGGGTTCGAGCTTGGCGTGGATGCCTTCAACGCAATGCTGGACTGCGCATGCAAGCTGTGCCGCGAGAAAGATCCCTTTCGCTTTCACTCGGAAGCAGAGAGGATTTTGGTGGAGATGGAGTCCCGTGGTGTTCCAAGGAATGTGGAAACATTCAATTTGTTGATCAGTAGCCTTTGTAAGATGAGGAAAACAGAGGAGGCTGTTCAATTGTTCAATAACATGGGGTCGTACTGGTGTTCCCCGAACGAGACGACGTTTCTTGTGCTGATCCGGAGTCTGTACCAGGCTGCAAGGTTGCAAGAGGGTGATGAGATGATTGATAGGATGAAATCTTCGGGGTTTGGTGCTGCGCTCGATAAGAAGGCATACTATGGGTTCTTGAAGATTTTGTGTGGGATTGAAAGGGTTGATCATGCTTTGAGTGTGTTTGGGATGATGAAGGCTGATGGGTGTGAACCAGGGGTTAAGACTTATGACTTGTTGATGGGGAAATTGGGTTCCATGAACCGTGTGGATAAGGCGAATACTCTGTTCAACGAGGCCAAGAAGAGGGGTGTGACTGTGGTGGCAAAGGAGTATGTTGTTGATCCATGGTATGCGAAGAAGGCGAAGGCATTGAAGGACCAgaggaataagaagaagaataaggagaagaagagagagactTTGCCGGAGAAAATGGCTAGAAAGAGGAGAAAGCTGAAACAGATAAGGTTGAGTTTTGTGAAGAAGCCTAAACGAAGGATGGGTAGAGCTTAA